The following DNA comes from Desulfomicrobium macestii.
TGATCGTCGGGTTCGGCACCTCCGCGCCGGAGATGGTGGTGTCGGCGCTGGCCGCCTCGCAGGGTAACCCGGGCATCGCGCTGGGGAACGCCTACGGCTCGAACATCACCAACATCGCCCTGATCCTGGGGGTGACGGCCTTGATCAGTCCCATCGCCGTACATTCGCAGGTGCTGCGCAAGGAACTGCCAATCCTCACCGGCGTGACTGCCCTGGCGGCATGGCAACTCTGGGATGGCGAGATCACCCGGTTCGATGCTGTGGTATTGCTCTGTGTATTCGGCGGGTTGATGGCCTGGACCATCTGGCAGGGTATGCAGAAAAAAGCCGATGCGCTTGGGAGCGAGATGGAGCAGGAACTCGACGTCCGCGCCATGCCGATCCGCCGTGCGGTCTTCTGGCTGGTGGTGGGTCTGGTGTCGCTTATCGTGAGCTCCCGCATCCTGGTCTGGGGCGCGGTGGAGATCGCCCATGGATTCGGGGTCAGCGACCTGATTATCGGCCTGACCATCGTCGCGGTCGGCACCTCGCTGCCGGAGCTCGCCTCGTCGATTATCGCCACCCGCAAGGGGGAGCATGACATCGCCCTCGGTAATATCCTCGGCTCCAACCTGTTCAACACCCTGGCGGTGGTGGGTATCGCTGGCGCAATTCATCCCATGGCGGTCGGGCCGGAGGTCTTCAACCGCGACATACTGGTGATGGCCGTCCTGACCCTATCGCTGTTCGTTTTCGGCTACGGTTTTCGTGGGCCGGGACGTATCAATCGCATCGAGGGCGCGGTGCTGCTGGCCTGTTACATTGGTTACACAGCCTACCTGGTTACAACGGTACTGGCATGAAGCGTAGGTCGGTGAGCGTAAAAGGCCTGGAAACCTCGCGGCAGGATACAAAAAAGGCAGTTTCGGCTCGCTGGACTGCTTACGCCTTACTGTTTCTTGGGTTGAGCTGTGGCGTGCCTTTTTTTATTTATCGGCAGGTCGGCGCACAGTCATTTTCTATCAATCAGCACCTGTGGTCCTGGCCGGTTATTTCCGCACTCGTCCTGCTTCTGACGATTTATTTTGTCAGTGATGCACTGCGCCTGCACTTCATTCTCAAGGCGTCGGGGCACAACCTCGCCGCAGGAAACCTCGGCAAACTGACGTTCATCAATATTCTTTTTTCCAATATTACCCCCATGGCGACTGGCGGAGGTTTTGCCCAGGTTTGGTTTCTTTATCGACGTGGCGTTTCGATTGGCACGGCCACGGCGGCGACAACCATTCGAACGTTTATTGCGATGTTTCTGATTTTTCTCCCCATACCGTTCCTTGTCGCGGGAATGCCGTATTTCCGGGATGGCGGCATGATGACCAGTGTCGGCTGGATTTTGGCCAGTGTCGCCATCGGCTACCTCGCCTGTTTTCTCGTGTTGTTGTTTCGTCTACGCTGGCTGCTGCGGCTCTTCGACCTGGCCGCCAAAGGGCTGGTCTGGTTGCGCCTCACCAGCCATGAAAGAACGCGGCGTATCAAAGCTAAATTTCTCAGGGAAGCGGTACGATTCTCGCGCTGTTTGAAAATTTACGTTCGGGGGGACATGAAATACGTATTCCTCTCCGTTTTCTTTACCTTTATCTTCCTCCTTTCTTTGTTTTCGTTCCCCTCTGTACTGTTCTGGGGCGCGGGCTATCAGACGAATTACTTTACAACCACCGGCCTACTGGTGGTGTCGACCTGTATCATGTATTTCGCGCCGTCGCCTGGAGGTGCTGGATTTGCCGAGGGTGTTTTCGGATTGTTTTTCGCCTCGCTCATTCATGCGTCCGAACTGGTCGGCATCATACTGGTTTGGCGGTTTTTGACCATCTACCTCGGCATGCTTATTGGAATCCCCGTAACCTTGCATGAGCTGACCCGTTGGAGGATTGGCAATGGCTAGATTGTCATGGTGGCGGGCGCTCTTCTATCTGAACATGCTTATTCTGTTCCTGGTTATTTTCTATAAGATCTACCTCAATTTCTTTGAACAGGACTACGGTGCCGTCCATGCTGAACAGGTTGAGAGCGTCGAATCGATTCTGCATGGAGAAGAGACGTTCAGTTTCGCCGTTGTTGGAAACATCAATAACTCTGTGGGCATTTTTGAGCGAAAGATCATTCCCGAACTCAACCAGAGCGATGTAGCGTTTGTCGTTTCCGCCGGAAACGCGGTCAGCGGTGCGGGCGAAGATAAATACCGCGCACTGCACCGGACCATGGGTCATCTTGAAAAACCCTATCTCCTGACTTTTGGCGATAACGAGCACGGCACTTTTGGTGGGTTCCGATACTATGACCACTACGGGCCATATGTTTTCGCATTTTCAGCGGGGAACAGCAGATTTATCTTTCTCGACAGCTCCGGAAAAACCTCCTTTAAGTGGCAGGCCCGCTGGCTGGAGGAAGAGCTTGAAGTCGGTCCGAATCAGAATGTTTTCCTTTTCGTCGGGCATCCTCTTCTGCCGGTTGACAAAAAAGGCACATTCGATTTCGAAGATGATTATCTGTCAGATGAGGAATTCCGTAGTCTTCTCATGCCCATGTTTCGGGATTCCAGAATAAAAGCGGTCTTCTCGTCGAATTTGCCGCTCTTTTCAGTCCAGGAATACAACGGTACACCTTATGTTGTGACGGGTGGCGCAGGTGGATTTGTTCTCAACAATGATCGCAGTTTTTATCATTACGTGAAGGTCCAGGTCAGCCGGAGCCAGGTGGATATCGAACCTGTCAGGCTGAATATCGGACAGCACACGGTCTTTCGTACAGTTGAAAGCATCTGGTTTTTTATTCATTCGCTGTTCTATGTCGGTTATCTCAATTACCTGCTTATTGTTTGCTTTCTCATTGTCAGCGCTTACTGGCTATATTCACTCCTGTTGAAAGAACGGGATTACTATCCTGATTTCAATCAGCCATCCGAACCGAATCTTGATCGAGAGATCAAGATCGCCATGTTCACCAATAGCTATCTGCCCTTTATTGGCGGCGTTCCGATTTCGATCCATCGACTCTCTACAGTTCTCAAAAAACTGGGGCATAACGTCCTGATTCTGGCACCACAATACGAACAAAGCGTAGAGCCGCCGGTAGAACGTGATGTCTTCAGGCTTCCTTGTCTTTTTAGGCAAGCGGCCGACAAGGGGATCGTGGTGCCAAACATTTTCTCCTTGGCGGCAATCAGAAAAGTGCGCGAATTCGCGCCTGACGTGATTCATATCCAACATCCCTACTGGATGGGAACAGTAGGACTCTGGATGGCAAGGCGATTAATGATACCGGCGGTCTACACCTACCATACACGGCTGGAACATTTTTCTTACGCAGTCCCTTTGCCCAAAGCCCTGTTTCGTAATTTTCTTTCCCACGCGCTGGTGCGGCGGCTCGGCAACCGATGCAACGCCATCGTCGTTCCTACGGAAGCTTCTGAGCATTATCTTCGCATGATTGGCGTGAAGACTCCCGTGTTCGTCGTGCCTACAGGTATCGAAACCGACAAGTTTGCCAAACTGTCTGAACTGGAAGGAGCCCGATTGCGCGCTGAGCTTGGCATAGCAAACGATGAACTGGTGCTGTTGAGTGTTTCCAGATTGAGCGCCGAGAAAAACATAGACTTCATGCTCGAAGCGGTTTCCCGTCTGACAAAGCATTGTTCGCGGAAATTCAAGCTTGTTCTTATTGGTGAAGGCCCTGAGCGGGAACGTCTTTATAAGATGGCCGAGACTTTAGGTTTACAGGATACCGTGCTCTTTCCAGGCGCGGTTCCTCCCGAAACCATGCCAGCCTACTACAGCCTGGGCGATATCTTTGTTTTCGCGTCCACCTCGGAAACACAAGGGATGGTTATCCTTGAAGCGATGGCAAGCGCAATGCCCGTTGTGTCGATCAGGGCCAGCGGCATCGATGATTTTGTTGTTGACGGCATGACCGGATTTAAAACGATGCAGAATATCTCCGCCTGGACAGAAAAAGTACAGCTCCTGCTGGAAAATGACACGTTGCGACACGAGTTGTCCGGCCATGCGGCATCAATGGCAAGCAGGTTTGGAATAGACGAGTTTGGCAAAAAAATGATACGAGTTTATGCTCATGTTTTATTTAACAGAAAGGAGACGTGCAATGAAATGCCCGGTGTGCAAAGAAACCAATCTGGTAATGACGGAAAGACAGTCCATTGAAATCGATTATTGCCCTGAATGTCGCGGGGTATGGCTGGATCGTGGCGAGCTGGACAAGATCATCGAACGGTCGACGCAGGAGGCTGCACCGGTCCGGAAAGAACCCTATCAGGATCTTGGGCGCGACCAGCAGCGTTATGCCCAGGGGGACCGCCATCACGATTACAAACACAAGCACCACAAACGAAAGAATCTGCTCGGCGAACTGTTCGATTTCTGATTTGGGAACCGAACCGGCGTCCGAAAACCAGATTCGAAGTTGTTGCGGCTCAACGCCAGGTATCCGTTTTTACTGCAAACCCGTCACCCTCGTCCGGTGCCGGGAAATCATGGGAGAAAATCGTTTCTCTGGTCGGGTTGGCGGGAAGTGGTTGTGCGAGATGATTTCGGCGTTTATTATCAAGTAGTTACGAGGAGCGTGGGCTTTGAGACTGTTTTGCGGTAGGTCGGCGTTCCCTCCACCACGTAACAAAATTTGCCCACGAAAGTGGGCTTTTTTTGTGCCCTTTCTCCAGAAAACAACCGCCAATCCTAACTTGCCTGCAAGCCGCCATGCGCAGATCCTTTCAGTTTTGCTCTCGACCCCTCCAGCTTCTGGGGGCATCGCGCGATTTTTCGTGTCCGCCTAGCCCCCCCTATTCTTCGTTCGCCCTGGCGAGCTGCGGCATGCCGATTGGTCAGAACTCAACATTGAACGCCAGGAGTGGCGTGTTCCGTCGGCAAAGATGAAAGCTCGCGTCCTCCACATTGTCCCTCTTTCCACGCAGGCTCTATCGAACCTAGAAAACGAACTGCGCCCACTTGTGATCGAAGACCGATGCAAGTCGGGCAAAGTTTCGTCAAAAGCAGGCCTGACCCCACCGCCCTGTGTGATCCCTGACCACTGTGATCATGTTGCTGGATGTTCACAGATCCAGATCCCTCGCGCCACTCTGCACGTGAGTGAGTTTTTTATGCGATTTCGGACTAAAAATTCAATTATGTCATACAAAGCAAATCGCATCATACACATTCACTGAGAAAATACTAAATTTCAGTAATATCACACACATTCCGTCATACATACTGATCCTCCTTGTCTTTCATTCCAATTTTCGGCAATCACATTCATAAAAAAGATTTCTCCCGTCTACGCAATGGGATCTTCCCCACTGCCGGGGAAGATCTGTTGTTTTGTGCTTGCTGCGAAACCTGCTGGAGGGCCATACGATGGGAACAAGGAGCTATGATTCAACGAAGTTGGAGCGAATTCTCCATCTCTACATGGCCATCAAGGCATCCCCGGACAAACCGCCCAAGGAAATCCGGCAGGAACTCGGAGTCGAGAAGTCGGCTTATGGCAGGTACTGCACCCTGCTCAAAGGTTTGGGTGTGGAATTCCATTTCGACAAAAAGGCTCGCCGACATGTTGTTGAAAAAGACGCTTTCCTGACCGCACCGGATCTCACGCTGGATGAGCGTCTAGCCATCGTGTTGGCAGTTGGTCGACTCGGTGGGCTGCAGGAATCCTTCCTGGCCTCGTGCGCCAGAAAGGCTGCAACCAAACTTCTGGTGGTGAACAAAGCCTCCATGGTGGCGGCCTGCTCCGCACTACTGAAGGGGCCGGAGCTGCCCGCGCATGTCGGAGGAAAAGAAGGAGGTGGTCGACGGCCTCTTCAAGGCCATCACGGAGCGTCGGCGGGTCCGGATCGAGTACCACAAGCCGCACGCCAACCCGGTGGAATATGAAGTCGATCCGTATCAACTCTATGTTCTTGAAGGTGCACTTTACTTGGACGGCTACCACTGGAAGCGCAAGGCGGTTCGCTGCTTCAAGGTCTGTCGGATCAAGCAGATTTGGCCTACTGAGATAATTTTCTCGAACGAGCGAGGCTACGTCTACGAGGCGCGCCGCATGAGCTCGTTCTGTCAGTTTGCCACAGACAGAGAGCCTGAAACGGTGAGGATATGGTTCTCGCCATTCGCGGCCCCATACATCCGCGAGGAATACCGACATCCCAACCAGACCATCATGGACAATGCCGATGGCTCCCTGATCTTCGAGGTGAAGGTGACCGAACCAAGAGAGGTCCTGTGGTGGGCCATGCGCTGGGGTGCGGATTTCGAGGTGCTGGAGCCGGAGTGGCTGAAGGAGGAGGCTATGGAGAAGGTGCGGGGGATGGCGGGGAGGTATGGGATGAGATTTGTGGCCGAACAAAAATGAAAAAAGACATCGTTGCTTCAGATCTCAAGACAATTCTTCACTCGAAGCGGGCGAACATCTATTACCTTGAACATTGTCGAGTGCTGGTTCACGGCGGCCGCGTAGAGTATGTTACCGATGCCGGGAAGAAATCCCTTTACTGGAACATTCCTATCGCCAACACGACCACCGTGCTTCTAGGTACTGGAACATCCATTACCCAAGCTGCTATGCGCGAGCTTGGCAAGGCTGGAGTTATGGTTGGCTTTTGTGGAGGTGGCGGCACCCCGCTATTCAGCATCAATGAAAAGGAGGTCGATGTATCCTGGATGTCTCCGCAAAGCGAATACCGGCCGACACAGTATCTGCAAGCCTGGGTTAAATTCTGGTTCAATGATTCAGCGCGTCTTAGTGCAGCCAAAGCATTCCAATATGCACGTCTTCAGTGCATTGAGCGTCTTTGGACAAAACCGAGAACATTCGGTGATGTGGAGTATAGTGTCGATACCCAGCGGTTGGGCGCTGTCCTGGAAGATGTGCGTAATGCCTTTCAGCAGGCTCCGGAGCCGATGATGTTGCTGATCGAAGAAGCGCGTTTGTCCAAAGAGCTTTTCAGGCTTGCGGCACGGGCTGTGGGCTATGGTCAGTTCGCGCGGGAAAAACGAGGAGGCGGGACAGACCCCGCCAACAGGCTGCTCGATCACGGCAATTATCTGGCCTACGGACTGGGAGCTACCGCGACATGGGTGTTGGGTATTCCGCATGGCTTGGCCGTGATGCACGGCAAAACCCGACGTGGCGGCTTGGTCTTTGATGTGGCGGATCTGGTCAAAGATGCCATGATCCTGCCGCAAGTGTTCATTTCGGCCATGCGCGGCGACGATGAGCAAACCTTTCGACAGGCGTGCATTGATGTATTCACCCGCTGTGAAGCCCTCGACTTCATGATCGACACGGTCAAGGACGTAGCCTTGAATACGGCAAGGATGGTTGAATGAACATTCTCCTTATTTCCGAGTGTTCCGGGAACGCCATCAAGGAAACGCAGCGTATTTTGGATCAGTTCTCGGAACGTCGGGGAGTGCGGACGTGGCAAACGGCCATCACGCGGGCTGGGCTGGATACACTGCGTCGACTGCTGCGTAAGACAGCGCGAAAGAATACTGCGGTTGCCTGCTATTGGATTAGGGGCATCGATCACAGTGAATTGTTGTGGATTGTTGGGGCATCGGATCGATTCAATGCGCAAGGGGCCGTCCCGACAAACGAAACGTCCAGAAACATCCTCCGTACCAAGGACGAAAATGACTGGCACACCCTGCGTGAAATCCATCTGCTCACAACATTGGCCGCCCTGTTGCACGACATGGGCAAAGCCTGCGCCCAGTTTCAGCAACGTCTGAAACCGACCGGCGTCGCTACACGCAATCTGTTGCGCCATGAGTGGATTTCCCTGCGTATTTTTCAGGCATTTGTCGGCCAGGACGACGATCTGGCATGGCTGGCCCGACTGACTCGACAGGATATCACTGCCGTTGACTGCCTGAAATTTCTACAGGCCGACGGTTGCGGGGCGACCTCGCCGGAACCGTTCCGCTCATTGCCACCCCTGGCTCAGGCTGTAGGGTGGCTGATCGTGACCCATCATCGGCTTCCAATCCGACCTATGGGAGACAGTGACGGATTGCAGGCGGCAATGCTGGAAGCCATTCCATTTAGCATAACTGCCGGGTGGAATGAGCAGTTCAACATATCCGATCCAAAAGAACTCAAAGCCTATTGGCACTTCAAGCACGGTCTGCCGGTTGATCTGTCTTCATGGCGGGAACGCGCGGCCAAGTGCGCCCGCAAACTGATGGAATGCCCGTCAGGCCAAATCACGCAAAGCCTGGAAAATCCTTATGTAATGCATTTGGCTCGCTTGGCGTTGACGTTGGCTGACCATGAATACTCAAGTCGCTCCAACCTTGAAGACCGTTTGAAAGGCGAGGCCGGATATCCGCTTCATGCCAACACAAACCGCAAAACTGGCCAACTCAGTCAGCAACTCGACGAGCATCTATTGGGCGTGGAAAAACTCTGTGGCGAGATTGTCCACGCTTTGCCCAAATTGGCCGAGGAGTTGCCACGTCTGGCCCGACACAGAGGGCTGCGGCAACGTAGCGCCATCAAGCGCTTCCGCTGGCAGGACAAAGCCGCTGAGCTGGCCGAAAGCATCCGCGTCCGTACGGCCGCTCAGGGAGCATTCATCGTCAACATGGCTTCAACGGGCTGCGGCAAAACCTTGGGCAATGCGCGTATTTTTTATGCCCTGGCTGATCCAGTCAAGGGTATGCGCTGCGCCTTCGCCCTGGGGTTGCGTACCCTGACCCTGCAAACCGGGCGTGAGTACCGCGAACGCTTGCATCTGGGCGAAGATGAAGTGGCTATTCAGGTTGGCGGCGCGGCCAGCCGGGAGTTGTTCGATCATTACGCCGAGGAAGCCGGTGGTGCGGAGTCTGCCCAAAGTCTGTTTCCCGATGAGGGACACGTGATGTTTGAAGGCAACGCAGACGCCCATCCCGTGTTGCGGCGCATCCTGAACGAGTCCAATGCGCGGGCGCTGCTGGCCGCGCCGCTCTTGACCTGCACCATCGACCACCTAGTTCCGGCCACGGAAAGCGTGCGCGGCGGCCACCAAATCTTGCCCATGCTCCGTCTTTTGAGCGGCGATCTCGTCCTGGATGAACTGGATGACTATGACATCGGAGACCTGCCCGCCGTGGCCAGGCTCATGCACTGGGCCGGCATGCTCGGGTCCAGAGTGCTCATATCTTCGGCAACCCTGCCTCCCGCCCTGGTTCAGGGCATGTTCGAGGCGTACCACGAAGGCCGCCGCATTTTTCAGCGCAACCGGGGGCAGCGTCCTGGCGAGGAAGCTGACGTGTGCTGTGTGTGGGTCGATGAATTCCAAGTATCGGTTCATGATTGCGCGGACGTAAATGCCTTCATGCTCGCCCATGGCGTTTTTGTCGGCAAGCGCGCCAGCATGATCGGCAAGGCTCCAGTGCTGCGTCGGGCCGCCTTGCTCCCTGTGTCCATCGCGTCCAAGCAGCCGCACGAGATCCGCTTGGCATATACCCGGATTATCCTGGACGGCGCTTTGCGCTTGCACGAACAGCATCATACGAGAGATCCCATCAGCAAAACCCGCGTCAGCTTCGGTTTGGCGCGTATGGCCAATATCGGCCCCCTGCGCGACGTCGCCCAGGCCTTGTACAGGCTTGAGTTGCCCGCGCATGTCCGCGTGCATTTGTGCGTGTATCATTCGCGATATCCGCTGCTGATGCGCTCTGCCATCGAACATCGACTGGATACAGTACTGAACCGGAAGCAACCGTTGGCTGTTTTTGATCTGCCGGAAATCCGCCGTTTGTTGGATGCCGAACCTGGATGTGAACACATCTTCATGGTCCTGGGTTCCCCTGTGACCGAGGTGGGCCGTGATCACGATTATGACTGGGCCGTGGTCGAACCATCGTCCATGCGTTCCCTCATCCAGCTTGCCGGACGTATTCGAAGGCATCGTCCCGAAGCCTGTGATACACCCAATGTTCTCATCTTGACCCGTAATGTCAAAAGCCTGGAACATCCCGGCCAACCGGCTTTTCAGAAACCCGGTTTTGAGTCTGAGAAGTGTAAACTTCGCAGCCACGCTCTTGAGCAGCTGCTTCGACCAGACCAATATGAGATTATCGACGCTCGCCCCCGCATTCTTTCCGCCGAAATGCTGAAACCGTCCGAAAATCTGGTCGATCTGGAGCACGAGCGCCTGGCCAACCTCATGCAAGGCGAGGCTCCTCGGGAACTGAGCGCACGAGAACAACGGGCTGGAATAAAGGCTCTCGCTTCAGTTGGTGCATATAGCTGGTGGCGGCAACAGGGCAGTATGTTTTGTGGCATATTGCAACGTGAGCAGCCGTTTCGAAAACAGATCCGTCCGGATATCGATCTGGTGCTATTACCGGATGAGGATAAGGATGGGTGGATTTTGCATGAAATTCGTGATGAGCGCGGTCAACGCTCGTATGTGGCCCAGGATGCCCGATTGATCCGGATTGAGATCGACTTTTCAGGGACGGTCCAGCCGTGGGGGCATGTCGATTACTTTTCCGCCCTGACGGAACTGGCGGAGCAGATGGACATGGGTTTGGAGTTCTGCGCCAAGAAATTCGGAACAATCACCTTGCCGGAGAATCCCAATGGCTGGTCATTTCATCCGGCGTTGGGATTTGGAACCACAGCCTAATTTATTTGAAATTATGATGAAACGAACAGGAGAATCCATGAATCAACTTGATCCAGAAACAGTGCGTGGACTGCGGCAAGTCATTGATGATTTCCTCGCCACACGTCGGGATGTTAAGCTGGAAAAACTCAAGCCGGATGATCCCACCCGCGAGGAACTGCATGCACAGTATGAACTCCACACATGGCTGGCTGATGCCGCGCGGCGAGTAGGTCAGATTCAGGCCGCGACCCACACTCTGAAGGCGATTCATCCGGATGCACGGGGCACCAATTTACATTGCCAGCCAAGTACGTTGCCGAATTGCGAACTTATCGGCAGTCGCCTCTTGGGAGACACGTATTGCGCCGATGTAATCGGCAATGCGGCCGCCCTCGACGTGAACAAATTTCTGATCCAGGAATATCAGGGCAAACCCCTGCTGGCTTGGATGCGGAATGACGAGGGAGCCGTGATCGCCGCGTTTCACGCCGACGACGCAGAGACTGCCCGCCAATGGATGCACGCTTTTCTTGGTTTGAACCGCAGTCCGGGCAACAATGCCTCTCACACTCTGGCCAAGCAGCTTTACTGGCTGGTCGGAGACGATCCTTTAAAGGACGCGCAATTTCATCTGCTGTCACCTCTCTACGCCAGTTCTCTTGCCCACAGCGTCTATGCGACTATCCAAAAACACCGATTTGGCGAAAAAACCAAAGCCGCACGCGAAGCACGAAGAAATACCCACTATTGTGAATACGTTCTTCACGAATATCCAAATCTTGCCGAGCAGAAACTGGGCGGCACCAAGCCACAAAATATCAGCCAGCTCAACAACGAGCGCCATGGCGTCAACTATCTTCTGGCCTCCTGCCCCCCGGTGTGGCGGTCCCAAAGCCTGAAACCGCCATACGGGACGACATCCATATTCGACCGCTTCGGCCGAAATGCGGAAGTGAGATTTCTCGTGCGGGACTTGCGGACATTTCTCGAATCAAATCCGGCTCCCAAACAAGCTACTCGCAATCGGCGTGATGAGGCGCTCTCTTCCATCCTTGGAGAAGTGCGCATACTGGCGGAAGAGTACCGTACGTTGCCTCCCGGTTGGAGCGCGGACTCTCGC
Coding sequences within:
- a CDS encoding calcium/sodium antiporter — its product is MTLPFFAVVFGLALLVWSADRFVEGSASTARHFGMPPLLIGMVIVGFGTSAPEMVVSALAASQGNPGIALGNAYGSNITNIALILGVTALISPIAVHSQVLRKELPILTGVTALAAWQLWDGEITRFDAVVLLCVFGGLMAWTIWQGMQKKADALGSEMEQELDVRAMPIRRAVFWLVVGLVSLIVSSRILVWGAVEIAHGFGVSDLIIGLTIVAVGTSLPELASSIIATRKGEHDIALGNILGSNLFNTLAVVGIAGAIHPMAVGPEVFNRDILVMAVLTLSLFVFGYGFRGPGRINRIEGAVLLACYIGYTAYLVTTVLA
- a CDS encoding lysylphosphatidylglycerol synthase transmembrane domain-containing protein translates to MKRRSVSVKGLETSRQDTKKAVSARWTAYALLFLGLSCGVPFFIYRQVGAQSFSINQHLWSWPVISALVLLLTIYFVSDALRLHFILKASGHNLAAGNLGKLTFINILFSNITPMATGGGFAQVWFLYRRGVSIGTATAATTIRTFIAMFLIFLPIPFLVAGMPYFRDGGMMTSVGWILASVAIGYLACFLVLLFRLRWLLRLFDLAAKGLVWLRLTSHERTRRIKAKFLREAVRFSRCLKIYVRGDMKYVFLSVFFTFIFLLSLFSFPSVLFWGAGYQTNYFTTTGLLVVSTCIMYFAPSPGGAGFAEGVFGLFFASLIHASELVGIILVWRFLTIYLGMLIGIPVTLHELTRWRIGNG
- a CDS encoding glycosyltransferase; the protein is MARLSWWRALFYLNMLILFLVIFYKIYLNFFEQDYGAVHAEQVESVESILHGEETFSFAVVGNINNSVGIFERKIIPELNQSDVAFVVSAGNAVSGAGEDKYRALHRTMGHLEKPYLLTFGDNEHGTFGGFRYYDHYGPYVFAFSAGNSRFIFLDSSGKTSFKWQARWLEEELEVGPNQNVFLFVGHPLLPVDKKGTFDFEDDYLSDEEFRSLLMPMFRDSRIKAVFSSNLPLFSVQEYNGTPYVVTGGAGGFVLNNDRSFYHYVKVQVSRSQVDIEPVRLNIGQHTVFRTVESIWFFIHSLFYVGYLNYLLIVCFLIVSAYWLYSLLLKERDYYPDFNQPSEPNLDREIKIAMFTNSYLPFIGGVPISIHRLSTVLKKLGHNVLILAPQYEQSVEPPVERDVFRLPCLFRQAADKGIVVPNIFSLAAIRKVREFAPDVIHIQHPYWMGTVGLWMARRLMIPAVYTYHTRLEHFSYAVPLPKALFRNFLSHALVRRLGNRCNAIVVPTEASEHYLRMIGVKTPVFVVPTGIETDKFAKLSELEGARLRAELGIANDELVLLSVSRLSAEKNIDFMLEAVSRLTKHCSRKFKLVLIGEGPERERLYKMAETLGLQDTVLFPGAVPPETMPAYYSLGDIFVFASTSETQGMVILEAMASAMPVVSIRASGIDDFVVDGMTGFKTMQNISAWTEKVQLLLENDTLRHELSGHAASMASRFGIDEFGKKMIRVYAHVLFNRKETCNEMPGVQRNQSGNDGKTVH
- a CDS encoding TFIIB-type zinc ribbon-containing protein, coding for MTERQSIEIDYCPECRGVWLDRGELDKIIERSTQEAAPVRKEPYQDLGRDQQRYAQGDRHHDYKHKHHKRKNLLGELFDF
- a CDS encoding helix-turn-helix transcriptional regulator, which produces MSEEKKEVVDGLFKAITERRRVRIEYHKPHANPVEYEVDPYQLYVLEGALYLDGYHWKRKAVRCFKVCRIKQIWPTEIIFSNERGYVYEARRMSSFCQFATDREPETVRIWFSPFAAPYIREEYRHPNQTIMDNADGSLIFEVKVTEPREVLWWAMRWGADFEVLEPEWLKEEAMEKVRGMAGRYGMRFVAEQK
- the cas1f gene encoding type I-F CRISPR-associated endonuclease Cas1f — its product is MKKDIVASDLKTILHSKRANIYYLEHCRVLVHGGRVEYVTDAGKKSLYWNIPIANTTTVLLGTGTSITQAAMRELGKAGVMVGFCGGGGTPLFSINEKEVDVSWMSPQSEYRPTQYLQAWVKFWFNDSARLSAAKAFQYARLQCIERLWTKPRTFGDVEYSVDTQRLGAVLEDVRNAFQQAPEPMMLLIEEARLSKELFRLAARAVGYGQFAREKRGGGTDPANRLLDHGNYLAYGLGATATWVLGIPHGLAVMHGKTRRGGLVFDVADLVKDAMILPQVFISAMRGDDEQTFRQACIDVFTRCEALDFMIDTVKDVALNTARMVE
- the cas3f gene encoding type I-F CRISPR-associated helicase Cas3f encodes the protein MNILLISECSGNAIKETQRILDQFSERRGVRTWQTAITRAGLDTLRRLLRKTARKNTAVACYWIRGIDHSELLWIVGASDRFNAQGAVPTNETSRNILRTKDENDWHTLREIHLLTTLAALLHDMGKACAQFQQRLKPTGVATRNLLRHEWISLRIFQAFVGQDDDLAWLARLTRQDITAVDCLKFLQADGCGATSPEPFRSLPPLAQAVGWLIVTHHRLPIRPMGDSDGLQAAMLEAIPFSITAGWNEQFNISDPKELKAYWHFKHGLPVDLSSWRERAAKCARKLMECPSGQITQSLENPYVMHLARLALTLADHEYSSRSNLEDRLKGEAGYPLHANTNRKTGQLSQQLDEHLLGVEKLCGEIVHALPKLAEELPRLARHRGLRQRSAIKRFRWQDKAAELAESIRVRTAAQGAFIVNMASTGCGKTLGNARIFYALADPVKGMRCAFALGLRTLTLQTGREYRERLHLGEDEVAIQVGGAASRELFDHYAEEAGGAESAQSLFPDEGHVMFEGNADAHPVLRRILNESNARALLAAPLLTCTIDHLVPATESVRGGHQILPMLRLLSGDLVLDELDDYDIGDLPAVARLMHWAGMLGSRVLISSATLPPALVQGMFEAYHEGRRIFQRNRGQRPGEEADVCCVWVDEFQVSVHDCADVNAFMLAHGVFVGKRASMIGKAPVLRRAALLPVSIASKQPHEIRLAYTRIILDGALRLHEQHHTRDPISKTRVSFGLARMANIGPLRDVAQALYRLELPAHVRVHLCVYHSRYPLLMRSAIEHRLDTVLNRKQPLAVFDLPEIRRLLDAEPGCEHIFMVLGSPVTEVGRDHDYDWAVVEPSSMRSLIQLAGRIRRHRPEACDTPNVLILTRNVKSLEHPGQPAFQKPGFESEKCKLRSHALEQLLRPDQYEIIDARPRILSAEMLKPSENLVDLEHERLANLMQGEAPRELSAREQRAGIKALASVGAYSWWRQQGSMFCGILQREQPFRKQIRPDIDLVLLPDEDKDGWILHEIRDERGQRSYVAQDARLIRIEIDFSGTVQPWGHVDYFSALTELAEQMDMGLEFCAKKFGTITLPENPNGWSFHPALGFGTTA
- the csy1 gene encoding type I-F CRISPR-associated protein Csy1, whose amino-acid sequence is MNQLDPETVRGLRQVIDDFLATRRDVKLEKLKPDDPTREELHAQYELHTWLADAARRVGQIQAATHTLKAIHPDARGTNLHCQPSTLPNCELIGSRLLGDTYCADVIGNAAALDVNKFLIQEYQGKPLLAWMRNDEGAVIAAFHADDAETARQWMHAFLGLNRSPGNNASHTLAKQLYWLVGDDPLKDAQFHLLSPLYASSLAHSVYATIQKHRFGEKTKAAREARRNTHYCEYVLHEYPNLAEQKLGGTKPQNISQLNNERHGVNYLLASCPPVWRSQSLKPPYGTTSIFDRFGRNAEVRFLVRDLRTFLESNPAPKQATRNRRDEALSSILGEVRILAEEYRTLPPGWSADSRCRLVEAEQCWLDPKRAVQDADFTEIWQRMAWMDEIKRRFGNWLNAMLGDTLPVGDIEHDYWADLFDDEEWRCQVKSDLRDSKKEAKHV